The DNA segment tttattaaaatgaagtgatgtaataaatcctccatttgtttttgtgctctACAACGACAGATAgtacacagaaagacaaatttCTAGTCTGTTGGATTTCTGACAAGAATAACTTCTCCAGGCATCTTTGTTGCCTCCAGCAGGcatcatttcaaatgaaagtCAGCATGCTGTTATCCAAAAACACTTGCTATTACAATCAGTATCCACAGGTGTAGCCAAATCAACATGCACTGAGAATTAAAACGTTAAAACGTGGATTTGTTTTTGCTACTTTTCTCAAGTTTCGCAGAAACCAATATAGAAACCAGTTgccaatgccaaaaaaaagGTGTCTTTTTTAATCATTCGCAGGCATATTCTAAAACGTGAAACACAccacggggaaaaaaaaaacagtccttaAACATGTCATGAAGGCACATTTAAGTGAAAAAATATCAGCTTTTAGAGGCAGAGTTTGCTTTGGTTGGCAGTGTTCACACAAGCCTTGTGTTAGTCACGCTAACATGATTTAGTTCTGCATGTGATTTCTGACCCttccaccaccacacacatgcTTCAGGTTAGGAATAAAAGAGTGACTGCTGTTTATACCTGTGTGAGTGCACGGAAACCATAGGGGCAGCTGTACCAACACTCTGGTTTGTTATCCTGGTATCGCAGTGACCCTTACGTGCTCAGGCATCAACACAGCAGGATGCCTTTACACTTACATCACCGAGTCAAACGACTGTCACAACACGCCAGcttgattttaaaatataccGGTGAACTGATGATGCTAGATGCCGAGCATGCTTGAATCAGTGTCACACAGAGTTTATGTGTGGTCATGATTATAACACTGGATCTGTCTGTTTACATGTTAGTTTCCACACTGAATGCTCTTCATTGTGACACTCATCTGTTTCGAGGTATTTTtgtaaaacagtattttttttttacaatatatgtTCCAGTTTTCATACTGTACTCTGCTGTACTTATATAATTCATCAGTTCTGTAATCAATGGAGTTACAGGAAGATGACCATGAATgtacagaaaaataacagaaacatttggAGCAGACATTGTAAGCTGAATATGTTGTTTGGTTGTAAACATGCTAGTGAAACCAGAtaactgtgtatatatagattTACAGTCAGAGATTAGGTTGTATATATGCAATATTTTATAATGTAGCTCTGGCATGTTTCttataaacaaaataaagcatgTATACATCTGAGTTTCTTTTTTGCTGTTCTGCAGGAGTAAACAATTTGATTTCAATAGATTTCTAACATGGAAGGACTGGGTCTTGGGTCAGAATCGGGCCGTTttgttgtgttcaggtttggTTATTGTCTAATATTATGTGTATCATGTGTTGCAGTAGGACAGATAGAGAGTGTAGGAGAGCCTGGCAAGCTAACAGTCAGTAAAGGATGTTTGCTTGATGCTTGATGTAGAATATATATTGGAGGTAATGTAAAGAGAAAAGCAGTGTCATTGAAAATATAGAAAGGTTGTCTGTTTAACACATATTTATTGGTTTGTGCAAGGAATAACTGGAGATTAATATGGAGTCAGATGGTGAGTTCTTAAAGACACAGGAATTTGGGTCTGATTTTCAGTCCCTCAAGAGACATTAATGCATGCGCATTTTCTTTTGGCCAAGTTGCAGGCGACCTCTGTTGACCTACGGAGAGAGTATAAACAAACAGTCAAATTACATTAAAGTTTCTTTTACAAGACATTTTACATGAGGAGCTCTCACAGCCACTTAATGGAGCCCTCACTCAACCATTAGGAGTCACCTTCTCCAGCATTAGCAACAGTCCCCATGGAACAAAGGTACATTTTTATAACGAAGTGGTGAGAAAGTTTTCATTACTAATTTACACCTCCATCAAAAGAGCTCAGTATTCACTTCAATATTTCTCGAGACACCTCGAGCATACCGTGTGTACAGGAGAttattttaaactgaaaacatctgaagaaTGTGAAGTATTTCTGTATATTAGGTTGTACATTTGCTGTACTATTCGGAAACAAGAATCTTACCTTAATCTTTAATTGATGATGTTGTGATATATATTTTGGCTAataggttttattattattactaaatCAAAATGGAGGACATAGAAATGTGTATAATTAGAATTAGTTATTAAAGATTTAGATCCAGGTTTAGTATGTTCAATACTGTTTTCAtcaatgtataatcacctgaaaaagagaatggttatgtttttgttaccttggaGAGCCTTTTATATCCATAGACACCATGGATCCTCTTCCACCATCGTGTTTCtacagcagagaacagacaaaccaaacaatgacTACACTCTCCATCATGGTAGAATGAAGAGGGTAAGGTGATGGGGTCGCAGTTCACAACTAAGCCAGTAAATCCTAATGAAATCATGTCTGGGTCTTCATTATTAGTAATCACCTGTCTTGTTTTAAGATGCATTGCTGATCTTGAGTACATCTTGTCGAAAAATAATTACTGGCCAGAGCATTTTGAGACAGGTTTATTTTTAAGACAAGTGAATACTTGACCCTGATGTGAGAGGAGCCAGGAGTTGGAACAGAGATGGTATGATTGGGAGATTTTCCAAGTATTCACCAGTTTTCAGCTCCTCTTAATGAAATGTCCcattataatatttattgcTTCATAAAAGTTGGTTTCATAACAGAAACCTTCTTTGTAACGAATTTATATGACGTGTCATAACTTCTTTATGACAAAACTGTTAACAAATTCACTTTACTGTTAAAATATGTACATAACAGGACAGCATGCCAGTGCCTGGGGGTATGCCCAGCTGCAGCTGCTTAGTACAGTATCAGAgcttgatgtgtttttctgaaAAGCACCAATTAATGGGGCCATGGTGCAAAATTCATTAATGCATTGCATAATGTCTGACACCTAATGTTGTGTTATGTTTAAACAGTTGATTGCAAAATCAGTGACGTGTTCAGATTCTTTTGAATGATGAATACTGGCTGATATGCCTACAGCTGGCCTGAGGCATAAACAAACTAAGTGGCTTTTTAGAGCCTTGCAGTCCAGATTCAAAATGTtccatgttctgttcatgttggtGTTTCATAGACTGTGCAAAGTTGTGTGATATCAGCGGTTTAAAGgcactgaaaacatgttttttaatcagCTACATACTTTAAGTGGTTGAGTCCTAACCTAACTCCACCAGATGGTTTACTCTACAGAACCATCTGGGACCATATAACATCGTCTAAATCTTACTGAATCTCTTTCAGCTGATGAAAGCCCTCAGGTCTTCTTTCAGTCACTAAATTCTCTCCAGTTTTGACATAAAATATGCCAACAGCATTAATGTGAACTTCTTTGGTGTCCACCATTGTTTACAAGTCCAGCTGAGTTGGGtcctacatgaacacacaattTGAATCacttttaatcatttcacatgagagatttttgttttgtgattttgtcTGAGCTGACTTTAGGAAGGGGTAACGGCAAATACTTTCTTTCATGCAGCAGTCAGGATGCTGTACTGTTTGAATCAAAAGTGATGACAGTTGTGGGGTTTTATTTCCAGGTCACTGCAAATCTCATCAGACCACAGCTATGTTTACATCAACTGTGTTGATATGTTTGAGGTGTGTAAATAATAACTAAGTATCTTATTTTAATCATGAATATTcaatataaaagtaaaacactgtaaaactactGTTTTGGGGGCTTTAACAGCACGTATGACTAAAAGAACGCCTCAGGTGACACATAGGTGATATGCAAGCTCCTCaacttgtttttataaaatcCTGGATCATGTATAAACCTCAAATGTCTATTTCCTCAGCCAAAACTCACATAAGTCTAAGCAGGTCACACAGTTCTTgattcaggaaaaaaataatggacGTCAACCATCTGGCAAATGTCCTGGAATATTCTTCAACATTTCAGAAATTCTCTTTCTAGGGGGCCATGTGTGGCTACAGTCAGTGAATTATGAGATGCAATGAATCTATGACATACTCATCATTCTGCTCTTTGTACATTTCACTTGATTTCAAAGAAGATGTTAATCATACAATGACATTTTCACCTCACCTGCAGCAGTCCTTCTTTCACTTTTCGGATCTCTCGTTAAATCTCTGTCCCAAGTGTCCAGGGTTTGTACCAcagtcctctgtgtcctctgagaGTCACCTGGAAGGCTTCCTCATTAGTGCCCAAACTATCTCAACTCTCATCTCGCAGTTCAGCAGCATCTTGACTCCTGCGCGTAACCTTGGAAACAGCAAGTCACCTTGGAAACCTAATTTCTTAAGAAATACACAAGCTCTACGTTTaagggaataaataaataattttaaaaaacagataataatCATGTGCCACTTAATTTAAAAAgggtttttttctctgaatttgCATACAAAACACTTTTCATTGATTTAATGAGGTATGCGAAGTCTTTCGCATGGGGATGAGTGTTGCagcaaattaaactttttaaatttataatATTAGGATCCTAAGTGGTCTGATTTTGAAAGCAGGACTGAAATTATAGCCTAGTTCATACTTTAGGATCATGTAGTATGAATCATAAGGTGTTACTGCATACAGTTACATCATAACTCACAGATGGATGGCTGATGTCAGCAACCCCTATAAAGCACCTGTACATCAGCAGATAATGCACTCAGTTATTCACATCAGATGTCGAGACATTTTAGCTTTCTCATTTAGCATATTTCTagtcatttttctgtcatttcactgTGATCTATGATAGACGAAAAACCTACATAAATCGCACACATGCTTCTATTCCActgaattgttttttgttgttttggtaactgcattttattttgtagtagGACTGTGGGTGATTGGGTGATTTTATCTGTAGGTCACTGTGGTTGGTGCACAAAAATACGCTTTCACCTCATGattcagtatttaaaaaatTCTTTTTCAAAAATGAACCATTTATCTGCCAACACGTCTGGTCAGACTGTATCTGGCACATCTCTTATGAGGGCTATTCAGCTGAACAAACGACTACCAGTGCAGCACCTGCAAGTGTTAAACTGAGCCTGTCAAATAAAGCCAAAGGAACAAACACGTTAACACCGTACATGTGATGGTCACATGTTCATGTTATGGTGGTGAAAAATAAGTCATTTTCTCTGgagcaaaagcaaaagcaaCCTGGGTCAAGAAAATGGCTGAAGAAAATAAGACATTTGgatttgaaatttaaataataGTGACACGGTGACACCCAAAGTTATTCAACatcctatttttttatttttgctggttgtttatgtacacatgacatctatCTATGTCTGTACATTCTGTGCAAAATTaggtttttttcattttatcccCATTAAAGGCTCTTTTGGGGGAGTTTTTCCTCGTCTAAGCAGAGAGTGTGTCGTCTGTGAGGGTGCTGTAGAAATCATAAAGCCCCTTGAAGCAAATTGTGATTTGTAATACCGGGTTACATGAATCAAATTGACTTTGAGTTGTGCTGTGTATGTTTCAGAATCCAgataatattttgttgttttttttcctgttaaggAAGAAGGCAATTATGTTGAGGTTGTTGTGctaatgagaaaaaacaaaggaatTCTAACTTTAAATTGGATctaagtaaaaaaacaagaaatctgacatttatataaaatgacATCCTCTGTGTGAGAGTAAAGAACATTTTGGATGATgttgttttagtatttttaatcatcttttGCTTCACTGTAGTGTATGGGCCTGAAAAAATTGGAGAAtattttgagttatttattttactggagAAATCCTTCCTTCACGATTTCCAGCACCACCAACTTTGGGAATCTGTTGCAGCCTTGGAAATTTTTGACAGCTGATTGGCTCTGTTTGGATAGATTCCACAAATATATCAATCACCCATGTCAGTTTAGTGACTCAATGCCCTGGCAACTcttgaattattcattttaacttGACCTATAGTCAGCCATGGCTGGGCCTGTGCGTAAAGCACCAGTTTACAACAGCCTTGTAATGCAATGTAATTACATTCAACCAAAGCATACAATTTCAGCCGATGATAGCATCTATTCCCCATATTTGGTGGCTTTCTTTGGAAAACAGGTGAACGCTTTAAACTGTGTAGGATCAGTGGAATTTTTCTCCTTTGATCACTTCATCTAATATAGATTCTAAAAGCCTCGGCTCGCTGTTCAATAAAAGATAGCATCGCTCAAATGTTGTTAAAGGACAATGGATTTTTACAAAGCACTCTAAAAGTCCAAACCTAAACATAATGCATGAAGAgagcgagtgagtgagtgagagaagTAGTTATAATGTGCGGTGTGCTCATACTCAACCCAGACAGTTTCATTTAGAGGAAAATAAGATGAGGGGAGGGGGTTGCTGAGATTGGTAGTATACAAAGCTTTAGCAAAGCAGGCATCAAACTGGACGCAGCGAGTGATGAGGACTGCGGTGCTCCGAGGACCCAAAAAACTGCAAAGGATCGCTTTAAAGGTAAGattcatcaagaaaaaaaaacactttatatggTTATGTGATTATATCATTTCTCTGTGGACTTCTAATAGTTCAATGATGAGTGTGCAATGGATCAGAGTTTTCAATAAaagtgttacattttgtttctctgcagactTTTGGATTACGCAGTAATTAAAcccacaaaaacaactttaacaGAGTGAGCCGGCTTTAAATTGCGCAGGGTACCCGCACGACCACAGAGCTGATAGCGGTCCTGAGTCTGTTGTTGTGATGTGACCGCTGGCTGCGCCAAAGCGGCGCTTTTACGCACGATGGAGGACCTTTTACGCGAACAGAATAGTTGGGCGCAGAATGTTTCCTGGAGCAACTCAAGTCGAGGAAACGACAGCCATTTAGGAAACACAACAGTGAACCCTTTGAAGCGAAACGAAGAAGTGGCCAAAGTGGAAGTTACCGTCCTGGTCCTGGTGCTGCTGCTCGCTTTGACCGGTAACCTGTGCGTCCTGTGGGCTATCCACGCCACCAAGCACAGCCAGTCTCGGATGTATTACTTCATGAAGCACCTGAGCATCGCAGACCTTGTCGTTGCAATATTTCAAGTTTTACCGCAACTCATTTGGGATATCACATTTCGCTTCTATGGGCCTGATTTGCTGTGCAGGCTGGTTAAGTACCTCCAGGTTGTTGGTATGTTTGCATCTACTTACATGCTTGTCCTGATGTCCATCGACCGGTGCTTAGCAATATGTCAGCCTCTTCGGTCCGTGCACAAGAGAAAGGACCGTTACTACGTGATCGCCTCTTGGATGCTCAGTCTGATATTCAGCACTCCTCAAGCGTACATATTTTCCTTGAAAGAGGTCGGAGACGGTGTGTATGACTGCTGGGGAGACTTTGTACAGCCATGGGGTGCCAAAGCATACATCACATGGATGAGTCTCAGCATTTACATTTTCCCAGTGGCAATTTTAAGCATCTGCTATGGcttgatatgttttaaaatatggcAGAACTTCAATTTAAAAACCAAAAGGGAGCACTTCCTGGCTCTGACTACAAGGTCCTCCAAAGGCGCACATCCCCTCTCTCGTGTGAGCAGCGTGAGGCTAATTTCAAAAGCAAAGATCCGCACagtgaaaatgacatttgtaGTGGTCCTTGCCTATATTGTGTGCTGGACTCCCTTCTTCTTTGTCCAGATGTGGTCTGCATGGGATCCTGCTGCACCAAGAGAAGGTAAAGGCACAATCTTGGTTTCTTTAGTTTGAATTATAATCCTGATACAAATATCATGTATATTCACCAGAAATAGTGATTTTCAcagattaattgttttttttttatatataatccGTCTTGTGGCAAGTGCACAGTGACACAATGAGTAGCACATCATCTGTGTCCAAGATTTATAATGGTAGATTTATTGCCCATAAACCTGTGACATAAAGAACAATATTTCAGATGTCACATACATAGAAAGGCCACTCCTCAACCTGATATCATATCTCTTAGAATGTATAACCAATCCAATTCACTTCCAAGGTAACACAATAGTGTTTAACTTTCAGACTTCCCTAGAGTGAAAACAGATGAATGGGAGCGTCAGTTACAGTGCTTATCAGTTCAGAGAAAGTCAGTAAGAGAGTACCGGGACATTCAAAGAATTTCTATTGCTCTACCAGAGGTGGTTTGTAGTATAATTCCCATTTAAGTGTGTAGTTTGTTCAGATTTGCTTTTGGGTTTGCCATGAAAATGAACAAGAGCAGCGGAGCAGATGTGCTCCGTAACCTTTCAAGCCAAACAGCATAATGTTCATTTAGAGACACAGATATGGACCAGACTTAGCCAAGTTAATCATCTTCCCGTCTTCTACCAAATGGCTTTGCACAAAATTgggaaaataaagacattaaaggtaAGAATGCATGCACTGTAACTACAGATGTTAAAGTCTTTGTTGCGGTAGGGGGCCCATATTGTTTGGATGGGTGAACTCAACCACTACAGGCTATTTCTCTTTACCATTTATAAATCTAAactttttaacatgttattttgctttcaaaactttcaaaagtcatgtcacattttagatttattattaaataaataaaaaatatatttcgtATTATTATTGTATACTGATTCATACTGAAATAGAAACATTAACTATGAAATAGTGAACTCCTCATAGAGgtcctgtgaaaaaaaaggaaaccagccctattttttagtttttttaatgtatttgttcTAGACCCCAGCCGATCTATCGGTTAGCCAATATCATTGGACGATATTGGCATATTGCAGACATATTGATATCGGCGTGCATGTTATTCATTATGCACctgtataaaaacagttttttcccccTGGTACATGATGCACAATAAATGCTTGTTGTAATATTTTGCTGTCAGTGCAAGCTGCAATTTACAATACTGTaacaagcagcacagagtaatagaaaagaagaagctCTCAGCAATGTCAACTAGAATTATCTAGTTATCTCCAATGTATATGTAACATGTTAAGTTAAATCTTTAActgaaattttattttataaagtttattatttgtttaaagaaaGCAGCATTCTGAATACATTGGTGGAACAATGGTGCAAGAACCAGAAAAGGTCTGTTTTCATTCACCATATCGGCTGCCATATCCATAATCTGTGAATTTCCACCCTCTAAAATAGGTATAGCTCTCAAAAGTCCCACATGGGAGGTGTTTTTATATAAcctgaatgtgttttcatgGCTTATTTATCTTAAGAATTCAGAGAATTGTTTCAAGTGTTAatggaataaaaatatatatttcacttCAAAGTCCCAAAATTTCAAAGTCACCAAAATTGGGGATACATGGTGCTGTAGTGTGGCGAcacaatttgaaatatttcagattAGAACTGTCATGAAAGGGACATTGGTTTTCTGAAAATCAACTGTTATGGGTGTTCATTTCAAAGAAAAGCTTTGAAGTAAGGACACTCAGGTTAAGACTCCGTGAAGCTGATTTTCCTGTTGCTGAAGACAGTACAATCAAATTGTGAAAACAGCCACTCTCTTCCAGGCCTTGAACTTCAGTcatatcatcatattttatgacttACAGTGGATCTGCCAATAGCGAAGGAGAATCTGACTTTGTTCTCTcgtgcagtgtttgttttacttttcattCTTAGAAATATCTTTGGCTCTTGGCGCGTATCTTAATCAAATTAGCGATAGGAGTGTCAACACAGTCCTCCTTTTGATTTCAACGTCATCCCTCTTTCCAGTTTTCCAGCTTGAAACCCATATACATCATGACACTACAGAAAAGCAGCCAAGAttaatattttccttttatttctgGCAGCACAAGAAAGTGGTGAAAAGGTACTATAAGGAAAGGTTTGAAGAGAATAAACATCTCAATTCTGTCATTTTGTGGAATTTATGAGAACTCTACTCCCCATGGCACCAAATAATCTCAGAACTCTGGAGTTATCTGTTAAATCATAATTTTGACAGGCCATTTTCTTGACATTGTGCACAGCACACCTCTCACAATAAAGCAAATCGCTATAGACAGTCAGAGCACCATGGACAAAACCATGGAGGTCAGCATTTTCACTcgaggagagaagaagacaacGTGCACTAAATCTCTCTCACcccattaagaaaaaaaaaagatgttggaAGCCGTCCACTTTCCACTGTGCGAATGGCGTGCCTCTTCACTGTGCTCTGTGCCTCTAACGATTGGAAATTTAatcaaactgaatgaaaaaaatggTATACTTTTCCATTCAGGATGGCCTCTGATAATTGAAGCCATTTATCACGTTTGTGTCAAGGAACTTAAAATCCTATTTGTACGACATCAATCAaccttccatattttttcaGCTATAATCCCAAATGGTTTTAGGGTTGTCTGAAAAGCTTTCTGCATGCCAGTTCCTATATTTCTCTATAACTGATGTGTATTATGAGTGTGGTTACCTTGAATATGAACTGATCTTTATAGAATAAAATGGTGGCTTGTGACATCCTGCTTAAACTTGAAGAAATGTGGATAAATTGACTGAAATCTTTGCAGAgaatttgcacatttttaacaagagtctacagccaggCTAGTGGCTAAGCCTGTTAGTGTGCTAACTTGTGCAGCTgaagctgatgggaatgtcattcgTCATGCAAGTATTTGCTGATGAACCAAAAGGGTTGGACAAACTAAAGTTCACCAAAGTTATTCCAAATCATCCTTAGGGTACCATGAATGTCTATGCCAAATCTCATGGTAATCTAGCCGCCAAGTGTTATGATATGtgatatttcaataaaaaacaaccaaaggTCAGGAGATccaaaattaacaaaataaatcgtctgggaac comes from the Larimichthys crocea isolate SSNF chromosome VI, L_crocea_2.0, whole genome shotgun sequence genome and includes:
- the oxtrb gene encoding oxytocin receptor b; this encodes MEDLLREQNSWAQNVSWSNSSRGNDSHLGNTTVNPLKRNEEVAKVEVTVLVLVLLLALTGNLCVLWAIHATKHSQSRMYYFMKHLSIADLVVAIFQVLPQLIWDITFRFYGPDLLCRLVKYLQVVGMFASTYMLVLMSIDRCLAICQPLRSVHKRKDRYYVIASWMLSLIFSTPQAYIFSLKEVGDGVYDCWGDFVQPWGAKAYITWMSLSIYIFPVAILSICYGLICFKIWQNFNLKTKREHFLALTTRSSKGAHPLSRVSSVRLISKAKIRTVKMTFVVVLAYIVCWTPFFFVQMWSAWDPAAPREDMAFIIAMLLASLNSCCNPWIYMFFAGHLFQDLMQCFFCCCRQYMTASSCSSDQQCRHKSSSSTYVIKNTSSQRSLTHTSSTGGPGH